A genomic window from Cucumis melo cultivar AY chromosome 8, USDA_Cmelo_AY_1.0, whole genome shotgun sequence includes:
- the LOC127150530 gene encoding uncharacterized protein LOC127150530 isoform X2: protein MPPRTGRRRRQNQDGMQGPTQGPSVGESSTLGVRGGAGNEQFTRTTQEIGRPDRVEPSDPEKAYGIERLKKLGATVFEGSTDPADVENWLNMLEKCFDVMNCPEERKVRLATFLLQKEAEGWWKSILARRSDARALDWQTFRGIFEDKYYPSTYCEAKRNEFLGLKQGSLSVAEYERKYTELSRYADVIVASESDRCRRFERGLRFEIRTPVTAIAKWTNFSQLVETALRVEQSITEEKSAVELSRGTSAASGFRGREQRRFTPEINISSRQDFKNRSGGQASRNVSYGSVFQRQSQRIPS, encoded by the coding sequence atgccaccacgtactggtagacgacgccggcagaatcaggacgggatgcaaggtcctacccaaggtccatctgtaggggaatctagtaccctaggaGTTCGAGGTGGGGCAGGAAACGAGCAGTTTACGAGAACTACACAGGAAATAGGAAGGCCAGATAGAGtagagcctagtgatccagaaaaggcatacggaattgaacgactgaagaagttaggggctacagtgtttgaaggttccacagatccagctgatgtagagaactggttgaatatgcttgaaaagtgttttgatgtgatgaattgtcctgaggagcgaaaggttagattggccacatttttgttgcaaaaagaggctgaaggatggtggaaatctatattagcaaggcgcagtgatgcacgtgctttagactggcagacttttagaggcatattcgaagataagtattatcccagcacatactgcgaagccaagaggaatgaatttctggggttgaaacaaggatcactttcagtggctgagtatgagaggaagtataccgagctttcacggtatgctgacgttattgtagcttctgagagtgacaggtgccgaaggtttgaaagagggttgcgttttgaaatacgtaccccagttacagccattgctaagtggacgaatttctctcagttagtggagactgcccttcgtgtggagcagagtataacagaagagaaatcggcagtggagcttagtcgtgggacttcagcagctagtggatttagaggccgtgagcagcggaggttcacgcctgagataaatatttcaagccgtcaagattttaagaatcgctctggaggccaagcatcgaggaacgtgagttatggtagtgtttttcagagacagagccagagaatacctagttaa
- the LOC127150530 gene encoding uncharacterized protein LOC127150530 isoform X1: protein MCLCTGNQIYMSSGVMPPRTGRRRRQNQDGMQGPTQGPSVGESSTLGVRGGAGNEQFTRTTQEIGRPDRVEPSDPEKAYGIERLKKLGATVFEGSTDPADVENWLNMLEKCFDVMNCPEERKVRLATFLLQKEAEGWWKSILARRSDARALDWQTFRGIFEDKYYPSTYCEAKRNEFLGLKQGSLSVAEYERKYTELSRYADVIVASESDRCRRFERGLRFEIRTPVTAIAKWTNFSQLVETALRVEQSITEEKSAVELSRGTSAASGFRGREQRRFTPEINISSRQDFKNRSGGQASRNVSYGSVFQRQSQRIPS from the exons atgtgtttatgcacggggaatcagatttatatgtcttcag gagtcatgccaccacgtactggtagacgacgccggcagaatcaggacgggatgcaaggtcctacccaaggtccatctgtaggggaatctagtaccctaggaGTTCGAGGTGGGGCAGGAAACGAGCAGTTTACGAGAACTACACAGGAAATAGGAAGGCCAGATAGAGtagagcctagtgatccagaaaaggcatacggaattgaacgactgaagaagttaggggctacagtgtttgaaggttccacagatccagctgatgtagagaactggttgaatatgcttgaaaagtgttttgatgtgatgaattgtcctgaggagcgaaaggttagattggccacatttttgttgcaaaaagaggctgaaggatggtggaaatctatattagcaaggcgcagtgatgcacgtgctttagactggcagacttttagaggcatattcgaagataagtattatcccagcacatactgcgaagccaagaggaatgaatttctggggttgaaacaaggatcactttcagtggctgagtatgagaggaagtataccgagctttcacggtatgctgacgttattgtagcttctgagagtgacaggtgccgaaggtttgaaagagggttgcgttttgaaatacgtaccccagttacagccattgctaagtggacgaatttctctcagttagtggagactgcccttcgtgtggagcagagtataacagaagagaaatcggcagtggagcttagtcgtgggacttcagcagctagtggatttagaggccgtgagcagcggaggttcacgcctgagataaatatttcaagccgtcaagattttaagaatcgctctggaggccaagcatcgaggaacgtgagttatggtagtgtttttcagagacagagccagagaatacctagttaa